A DNA window from Luteolibacter luteus contains the following coding sequences:
- a CDS encoding DNA alkylation repair protein, producing the protein MPSTAADILAELQPLGSESYKRTMMKNHGVKEPFFGVKIGDLKKIQKRLKKDYQLALDLYATGNYDAMYLAGLIADDARMSKADLNLWVEHAYAASLPGATVAWVAAGSPHGHELALEWIDSAKPLTAAAGWSVLSSLVALREDADLDLAELGRLLQRVKKEIHQAPDAVRYAMNNFVICLGGYVAPLTELAIRTGEEIGPVSADLGNNRCEVFSSPDYIRKMQDKGVIGKKRKTVKY; encoded by the coding sequence ATGCCCAGCACCGCCGCAGACATCCTCGCCGAACTCCAGCCGCTCGGCAGCGAGAGCTACAAGCGGACGATGATGAAGAACCACGGCGTGAAGGAGCCCTTCTTCGGCGTGAAAATCGGCGACCTGAAGAAGATCCAGAAGCGCCTCAAGAAGGACTACCAGCTGGCGCTGGATCTCTACGCGACCGGGAACTACGACGCGATGTATCTGGCCGGGCTGATCGCGGACGATGCGAGGATGAGCAAGGCGGACCTGAACCTCTGGGTGGAGCATGCCTACGCCGCCTCCCTGCCCGGCGCCACGGTGGCATGGGTGGCCGCCGGGAGCCCGCATGGCCACGAGCTGGCGCTGGAGTGGATCGACTCCGCCAAGCCGCTCACCGCGGCCGCAGGCTGGTCCGTGCTCAGCAGCCTGGTGGCGCTGAGGGAGGATGCGGACCTCGACCTCGCGGAGCTGGGGCGGCTGCTACAGCGCGTGAAGAAGGAGATCCACCAGGCACCGGATGCCGTGCGCTACGCGATGAATAACTTCGTGATCTGCCTCGGCGGCTACGTGGCACCCCTGACCGAACTGGCGATCCGGACCGGCGAGGAGATCGGACCCGTATCGGCGGATCTGGGGAACAATCGCTGCGAGGTCTTCTCCTCCCCCGACTACATCCGGAAGATGCAGGACAAGGGCGTGATCGGGAAGAAGCGGAAGACGGTGAAGTACTGA
- a CDS encoding SDR family oxidoreductase, with amino-acid sequence MRIAITGTTGRVGRALADHFSAAGHEVIELPRSVCDLAEPGCAAVLEDLDFEVLLNPAGLTSLEQCEDQPGLAQQVNATAPGELAKICRKRGKKLLHFSTDYVFDGVAPGLRREEDPPSPLSVYGRTKEQGERAVVAEGGTVMRVSWVFGPEKPAFPDQILAKALRGEELSAIADKFSLPAYTPDIAAWTEGLLKADMPGGIFHGCNSGPVTSWHGIALEITEFLHKRTGQPQAEVRKLSLAEMPAFRAVRPRHTAMATDKLETVLGKAPRDWREAVRQHLEACLLSR; translated from the coding sequence ATGCGCATTGCCATCACCGGCACGACAGGGCGCGTGGGCAGGGCCTTGGCCGATCATTTCTCCGCCGCAGGGCATGAGGTGATCGAGCTGCCCCGCTCCGTCTGTGATCTCGCGGAGCCGGGTTGTGCCGCAGTTTTGGAAGATCTGGATTTCGAGGTCCTGCTGAATCCCGCAGGGCTGACCAGCCTCGAGCAATGCGAGGACCAGCCAGGTCTGGCGCAGCAGGTGAATGCCACCGCTCCCGGTGAGCTGGCCAAGATCTGCCGGAAGCGCGGGAAGAAGCTGCTGCACTTCAGCACGGACTATGTGTTCGACGGCGTGGCTCCGGGGCTCCGGCGCGAGGAAGATCCCCCCTCCCCGCTCTCCGTCTATGGGCGGACGAAGGAGCAGGGGGAACGGGCTGTGGTCGCGGAAGGCGGCACGGTGATGCGGGTTTCTTGGGTCTTCGGGCCGGAAAAACCTGCTTTTCCGGATCAGATTCTCGCGAAGGCCCTGAGAGGAGAGGAGCTTTCTGCGATCGCGGACAAATTTTCACTCCCGGCTTACACCCCGGATATCGCGGCGTGGACCGAAGGCTTGCTGAAAGCGGACATGCCGGGCGGGATTTTCCACGGTTGCAATAGCGGTCCGGTAACGAGCTGGCATGGGATCGCCTTGGAAATCACGGAGTTTCTCCACAAGCGGACGGGCCAACCCCAAGCCGAGGTGAGGAAACTGTCACTGGCGGAGATGCCGGCATTTCGCGCAGTGCGCCCGCGCCACACCGCCATGGCCACGGACAAGCTGGAGACGGTGCTGGGAAAAGCGCCACGGGATTGGAGGGAGGCAGTCCGACAGCATCTCGAGGCCTGCCTGTTATCCCGTTGA
- a CDS encoding mannose-1-phosphate guanylyltransferase, whose amino-acid sequence MPVSSSTYALILAGGSGTRFWPLSRNARPKQLLNLFGDETLLEQTIKRLEGLVPLENILILTNAQQEAAVREVASMLPKENIFAEPAKRDTAPAVALGIGLVAARDPDAVMVVLPADQLIADTAAFHSVMQDAIATAEKSDGLVTIGIKPTWPCPSYGYIERGQRATIPGLQCDQAPAEVKRFREKPSTELAEQFLSQGGFCWNAGMFVWSIPTVIRELSTHQPELASFVSELRRSSNVAATVAAQFPKLTPISIDYGLMEKAKRVFNIEATFDWDDVGSWLSVANYLEKVGSDNRTNTPVSEIDSENNIVFNAKKGSHIALLGVDDLIIVQTEDALLIANRHQADAIKKLSDKLPPELL is encoded by the coding sequence ATGCCCGTATCCTCTTCGACCTACGCTTTGATCCTTGCCGGAGGTTCCGGCACCCGCTTCTGGCCTCTCAGCCGGAATGCCCGCCCCAAGCAGCTTCTGAATCTTTTCGGTGACGAAACCCTGCTGGAGCAGACGATCAAGCGCTTGGAAGGCTTGGTGCCGCTGGAGAACATCCTGATCCTCACCAATGCCCAGCAGGAAGCTGCGGTGCGTGAGGTCGCTTCCATGCTCCCAAAGGAGAACATTTTCGCCGAGCCCGCCAAGCGCGACACCGCGCCCGCCGTGGCCCTCGGCATCGGCCTCGTTGCCGCCCGGGATCCGGATGCGGTCATGGTGGTGCTTCCCGCGGACCAGCTCATCGCGGATACCGCGGCTTTTCACTCGGTCATGCAGGACGCCATCGCCACCGCCGAGAAGTCGGATGGCCTTGTCACCATCGGCATCAAGCCGACCTGGCCCTGCCCTTCTTACGGCTACATCGAGCGCGGCCAGCGCGCCACCATCCCCGGCCTGCAGTGCGACCAGGCACCGGCGGAAGTGAAGCGTTTCCGCGAGAAGCCCAGCACCGAGCTGGCCGAGCAATTCCTCTCCCAAGGCGGCTTCTGCTGGAATGCCGGGATGTTCGTCTGGTCGATCCCGACTGTAATCCGCGAGCTCAGCACCCATCAGCCGGAGCTGGCCTCCTTCGTCTCCGAACTCCGCCGTTCTTCGAATGTCGCCGCCACCGTGGCCGCCCAGTTCCCGAAGCTCACGCCGATCTCGATCGACTACGGCCTCATGGAAAAGGCGAAGCGCGTCTTCAACATCGAGGCCACCTTCGATTGGGACGACGTCGGCTCCTGGCTCTCCGTCGCGAACTACCTGGAGAAGGTCGGCAGCGACAACCGCACGAACACCCCGGTGTCCGAGATCGATTCGGAGAACAACATCGTCTTCAATGCGAAGAAGGGCTCCCACATCGCCCTGCTCGGCGTGGATGATTTGATCATCGTGCAGACCGAGGACGCACTGCTGATCGCGAACAGGCACCAGGCGGACGCAATCAAGAAGCTCTCCGACAAGCTCCCGCCGGAGTTGTTGTAG